The DNA region AACATATCCTTACACTGTATGTATGGTCTCGTATTTTAACAAAATGCTGAGTTGTCCGGTGGTTGCCATCAAGTCCAAACCTTCAAGCAAAACCGACCCAAAATCGGgtatcaacaccatcatgtTCAATCCTAtaaaacctaaataataGACTCATAAAAACTCCCTCCCCGAAACCCCAACTGATAATTAAACTCGATATGTTTTAAAGTGGGCAAGtgttgcccttcttcttcctacACTCTTCTCCAAACCGTAGCATGCCATCAATAGTCATTAGCCCATCTTCAGTCCACTCTCAAAATCACCTTCCAACCCAACGCTCCCGCCTCCCTAATCGCGCATGCCAgacagcctcttcttctccgacTAACAACCACATTCCACCCCCTCTCTGCACACATCGCCCGAGCCAACATCTCCATGTCACTGCCGAATTGCCGTCTTCTACTCTCGCTGTGCATCTTCTTCGAGGCGCTCTCCAGCTTTCCCTCAAAAGTACCTCCAActggggagagaggggagttCATGCTGTAGCTGTCTGACCGGCTGATAACCGGCGACAGAGGGATCTCGTGTTCTTGCGGTTGGGGCTGAAAGCCAGTGATGCAGTCTACCACGAGGAATTTTGCtgcaggaggggaggacgaagCAGGTGTCTGGCTTGGTTTGTGAGGGGCGTTGGAGTAGTCACCCAGCAGAGCTTCAAGTGTAAAGTCTTTCTTGGAGAATAGCAGGTCCGAGAGATGGAGCGCAGTGTATGCGAAGTACTTGTGAAGGGGATGGCCTGCCGGATTGTTAGTTACCAACGATAGGAGTGACAGACAGAGAAACCTACCAAGAACAGTAGCAGCCTTACCACTACCATCACCATTCAAATCCACCTGCCGAATAGTCGGGCTGCTTGGCGACTTCATAATCTTGACGTGCTGCGACGGCACACACGGGTGCGCAGTCACAAAGTTGATATCCTTCGCCAGCGAGAAGGTGTGCTCGGTCACCTCCTCCGTGTCCATATCCGTAACCGTAAAGCGAATGGCCGCCGGGTAGGTATGAATCTCGGGAGGCCGGCTGCTGACTTCTGAAACCGGTGTTACTCCGTTGCTCTCACTAGGTGTGGTGTGCACCGAATCGGCCGGCGCGCAAAGCTGCAATGCCTCGAAGCCGATGTGAATCATAGGCGGGACCCTGTCCCGGTAAATGTTTTCAAATGGAATGATAAAGTCCGCCGGCAGAACAGAAGAAGGGTCGGCGTCACCGAGAACGTTGGATTCGTTTTCAATGGCGCGCTTGCCCCAGAGGCGAGCCTTCTTGTCGACATGGAGGGCGTCTTCGGCAGTCTCTTCGACTTCGATGTTGACCCAGCCGTCTCCAAGCCCAAGAGGTGTGACGTCACTCGAAATCCATCCCATGCATTCTACGGCACCTTTGCCTGCAGCGAGCACCCGGCCGACGATGCAAGCAGTGCTCCAGAAGCTCTTGCCAGAGTAGACGAACCCGGCACAGAGGTTTGCCATGGGGCCCAGCCTCGCCATGGCATCTGGGTCGTTCTCCAGCAGAGTTGCCATCAAGAAATGGCACAGTCCTTCCCCGGGCAACATCAGGCCGGACACATAGCTCTTGGAAAGCCAGCCAGAAGAGTGCAGTGCAGCCGAGATCTTTCTTCGTCTGGATGCCACCCGACGAGACTTCGAATTGGATCTAGGGACGGTAAAATACGACGAGCGTTGACTGTCGGCTCGGCTGCTCGGACTGGCGAGGGGTGTGGTCAACGGAGTGCCTTCCACCACGGCACGGCAGTTGTCAGAGATTGTCGAGACATAGGACTTCTCATCCGGCCACCGCAATCTCCTGGCAAAATGCTCCAGGCCCTTAAGCTGACGCTGCACGTGCTTTCCTCTGATGAGATAGGCCGGatcatggtggtgattttTATGGccatgtccatgtccatgtccatGCCCGTGTTCGCGAGACAGAGACATGCGTTTGGTCAACGAAGCCAACCACCCAGAAGAAGGCTTCTCGTCTGATGACCTCTCCGTGCCCTCTGTCTTGACGACCTCGATGTTTTCCAACCAAGCTCTTGCAAGGATGAGCGACCACTTCACCGACTTGTTCGCATCTCTCTCGAACCGCAAAATCTCCGCCGGTCGAATACTCTCCACTCCCAACTCGTCTCCCTCCGTGATTGCATCCAACCTGATGAGCAACTCACAAGCCAGCAAGATCTGCATCAGCAACCAATACCTCTCCTCAAAGATGTCGCCCGACGAACCTCCCGTCCCGATCGAAgccccatcatccatctcatccccCAAATCATTCCCCCACAGCAGCTGTCCCAACCTGATTCTCCACTCCACGTGCGAGAAATCAATCCACATGTTCGGGGCCGCCAGCACCTTGACCAAGGCCGAAATCTGCACGGCAAGACTGTACGGATCCCGGTGGTCCAGCACCTTCGTCGGCGGGTGGAGAATCTGGAGGAACAACTCATTGTAAAGTTCGCTCGAaaccctcttctcccgcaAGTGCTTCTCCGTATACCTCGCCCCATTCTTGATCAGCTGCTCCATGATCAGACTCTCCTCAATATGTCTCAGCCCGTCCTTGGACGTCAGCATCTTTTGCCTctgctcaaccaccaccggggTCCTCGTGCCAATGCTCTCAAACCCCCATTGCTCTTCCTGGAGCGCGTCTGCTACCGACAGCTCCAGTGCGGCTTGGTATCCCAGGCTGCCCTTTTCCAGCCCAAACATGCTCAGCATGTTCGGCCGCTCGCGGCAGCGGGGGTAAAAGTGAGCTCGGCGTTTCTGCTCCGAGGCCCGCTGGGCGGTGGACCGGTCGGCGTGGACATCGCGGGTGATGTGAGGCCAGGCCGTGACGCAGCCCCAGGCCTTGTCTTCGATCTGCGTGTGGTCTGTGAGATCCCTGATCTCGAGAGACTCGTCCCAGGGAAAGGCAACCGAGGGGTGAGGTGCGCCGGTGTAGTGGCCCTCGGAGCGGGCAAAGTACTGAGGTGCTCCCGAGAAGAGCTTCTCAACCTCCGAGTCTGTGAGGGTGGCCATGATGCGGGCGATCTTGAGGGTTGGCTTTGGGGGTGGAAACCGGGCCTGTTCGCTACcaggcggaggtggtgaggggagcGGCTTGTTcgggttgatgggggagcGCGGGGACAGCGGCGAGAGGGGTGAAAGTGGTGTGGACCGTACCGATGTCTCCAAGGGCTGGGTTGTGTATCACGAATTGGTCAGCCAGGAACACTCATTGCTTCCAAGTATGGTCAGGAAGAAGGACAAATGTATCGTTAGAAGGAGTCTGGAAACTATCCAAAGGTCtttgttgaggtggttgaggttgtctgGAGTCCCGCAAGGTCCCCAGTCTGCCCTCGTACGATTGGCGCAGGAACCAGTCTCGGGAAGACGTCGAGGTCACGCGGTGTCCCTCAGGGGTGACGACACTTCGAGCTGTTCTCTACTGGCAATCCTAGGTGCACCCCTCCGTCGGTGGCTTGGCTTTCCAGATTCTCCAAGCTGCAGGAAAGAGGCCATTCGGGTTGTCACCTCTTCAGAACAACCTGGAACCAAGTGTTTGCACTGGACGCTCGCCGGGCAGCTAACTGACTGACTGCCTTTGTTCCCTTTTCTCCATTGTTTTCTGCCATTTGGCCAGAGCAAACAAGACAATGGAAATGAGGGGTAAGAGACACACCCAACGGCTATCGATTACCCAACAGTGCAGGTTTCCTCAGACCGGCAATCAATAGGGAAAATCTGGGGAAGGGCGGAGGTCGGGGTCGGGGCTTGCTTACCTCTACCGCTGTGCCTCGTCTTGGGGGCCATCTTCCCCGCTGAGGGGTCAACTctgatggtgctggtggctgcTTTCCCACGAGTCGGCTTCGAAGGTCGTGCAACAGGTCTCTGTTGAAGCCCCGCCGTTCTTTCTTGCCGTCTCTATTGTTGACGTCTGACGGCTTGGATGCTTCGGGTTCGGGTGTCGAGCTTGTTGTGCTGTTGATGCGACTTGcagcgggtggtgaggggctGCTGACGTCGCTTTCCTCTGGCGTTGACGAGGTCTTGGCATCGTCTTGCACTGGGGGATCATCCCTCTTGGGGCCCTTTGGCGATCTTCGCAATATCGAGAACGAAGGCATGGTGCGGAGTATGTAATATGTGCTCGCAGTGTCCTCGCAGTGTCGTGCCCGCTTCTTGGGTCTGTACTCCCCGGTGTGGTCAGGTTTCATCCAATACTGCAGCCAACCCAACTCATGCCGGCCGTCGTGTCTGTGGTGCTTGTGCTTGTGGCGGCCAGACGGCTACTCGCAGGACACATTGGGAAGAGttcaaaaaagaaagatcCCGAGTCGATCACAGGAAAAGAGGGGACCCAGGATGACCAGGAGATCAAATATCAAGGCAGTAGAAACCTTGAGGCGGTAGATGACAACCTGTTTGAGATGGGCCGAAAACGGACGTCACGGAGCGTGGGAGCGAGATACAAGAACCTGGGTCTAATGTCCGTCAGTTATATCATCAAGCCGCCCTTCCACGCGGAACCCAAGCGATGAGTTGGAAACAAGGAAGCCAATCGCGGACCCAAAGAGGCAGGTCTCTGCTTCGATTCGCAACTTGCTGCATTATTCTGCGATGGTTATTACGATGGGCGAACCCCTCTCCGCTCTCCCCACGctcccaaaacacccaaGATACATTGTACACGGTGTATTAGGATCAAGGATCGCGGGAGTTATGCGCATTGTTTGAGAGTTCGAAACCCTCGTACCAGCTTTTGATATTCCAGGAATGACCTCAGGCGAGGTCTAGTGTGTTTCGTCGTGGCTGACTGAACCAAGCCTGGAACTTACACGTGTCAACGGCGACATCTGATTTGCTGGTTTTGATCCGTAGCCCTTGGGTTCACCGTCGATTCTCTCTCGTTGAATGGGTGACCAGGAATAGCATACGGGTGATTCCGTCGGTTTTGTCCGAATTGAGCGGTGTCGTACTCACTTTGACACAACTGCTAAGATTGTTCGTCACCGCGGTGGAAGTTTTAACATATTATCAGCCGCCTCGATGGGAGGGTAATCTCGGGGTATCATTTCAAGTTTTCAGTAAACGCCAATAACCTCAACTCCTGCTGCCATGTTTGAATGAACCGTATTCATGTTCAGAATGCCGGATGCAAACCAGccagccctcctcgcccgctTCCTCATTGTTCAGCCGCTATTTGGCTTGTCATGAGCGACAGCCAGTATGAACTTGGGGTCCGTGATGATGACAAGTTCTTGAGTGGCGGTACGCAGCCTTTGCAGTCGAGCTGTATCCTACAGAAACATCAGCTTCAAGCGCAAAAACCCAACAGCTTCTCAAAACCCACCTCCTTATTCAGGTCTTGCACGAACTGTTCTGTTACGTCGACATAATTCCAAACAAGGGTTGCAAGCTCGACCACGCCCTCCCTATCAGCAGTTGAAGGTTCGGCCGCTCCGTCGCTTGGGGCATCATTGGAGATCGATGGCTTTGAAGATTCGGAGCTCTCCTTGCGGAACAAATCCGTGTTTCCGCCTGTCTTCAACACATTGCCCGTCTCGCGGTCAAGGACTAGAATTGCCTTGACACCCGGCTTGCCCAGTAAACGGTCAAAGTTCTTGCTGATGTATTCAAAATCCGTCTATCCAGTCCTCTGTCAGATTGGTAAAAGGTCGCCATCTTGGATGCCATCAGGTGACTGGGCAACACAACATACCATTTCCGAGCTGTCTGCCATTGTTTTTATGACGGAGCAATGTCGTGACGGGGAGCGGTGAGACACAGAGTGTTTGTCTTGCGCGTAGAGCTATGTTTCATGAAATCAGATCAAGATAAAATGAGTGTATCCATGAAGCTGCCGAGCGCTCTTTCAGTTCCTTGTTTGCTTTGAATCTGGAGACTGTGGACGTGAATCCGAAGCTTCTCCATATCATCAAATGCCAGCTCTCAGCGATCAACCCCAGGACGACCCACTGTGGTCTTGGCCCCACACACCCCCTGCCTGCGGAAAGAGTCTGTGCTCCAGCTGGGAGTGGGCCCCCCCCGCATTGGCGACAGCTTGTCAACGAAGGGCGGACCATTCTGCCCGGCTTCACCGCTAAAATTTCCAGTCGACCCTGCCTTATCTCAACGTTCACATCGACATCGTCGCTGTTTGCGCCAGCCACTTGATATATTGAGAGTTTTGAGGGTCGTCATCACCTTAAGACGTCAAGATGGGTTCGAGTatgaggaagaaaagggagaagaagagggactTCAATGTACGATATCGCAAGTCGTTTCAGTCCCAGAAACACAAACTGATTGATGCATCCTAGAAAGCCAAGTTGAAAGTGGGAAGGGAAAAGGCGAAGGCGGCCAATTTCACAGACACCAGCTTCAAATCAAAATGTACATCTCTCCACATTCCCAGATCTACTATACATGTGCTAATACACCGTAGCGATTCACATCAATCAAGGAGCCCTCACATCGGACGGCATAGACTCGGCCGAACAATTCAAGCAGAATCTATCATTGTGTATCTCGGCGAAGTCTGATACCCAACGGCGCGAAGCCGTCGcctacatcaccaaccaaatatcatcaaccccgccaa from Podospora pseudoanserina strain CBS 124.78 chromosome 1, whole genome shotgun sequence includes:
- a CDS encoding hypothetical protein (EggNog:ENOG503NZRB), which translates into the protein MKPDHTGEYRPKKRARHCEDTASTYYILRTMPSFSILRRSPKGPKRDDPPVQDDAKTSSTPEESDVSSPSPPAASRINSTTSSTPEPEASKPSDVNNRDGKKERRGFNRDLLHDLRSRLVGKQPPAPSELTPQRGRWPPRRGTAVEPLETSVRSTPLSPLSPLSPRSPINPNKPLPSPPPPGSEQARFPPPKPTLKIARIMATLTDSEVEKLFSGAPQYFARSEGHYTGAPHPSVAFPWDESLEIRDLTDHTQIEDKAWGCVTAWPHITRDVHADRSTAQRASEQKRRAHFYPRCRERPNMLSMFGLEKGSLGYQAALELSVADALQEEQWGFESIGTRTPVVVEQRQKMLTSKDGLRHIEESLIMEQLIKNGARYTEKHLREKRVSSELYNELFLQILHPPTKVLDHRDPYSLAVQISALVKVLAAPNMWIDFSHVEWRIRLGQLLWGNDLGDEMDDGASIGTGGSSGDIFEERYWLLMQILLACELLIRLDAITEGDELGVESIRPAEILRFERDANKSVKWSLILARAWLENIEVVKTEGTERSSDEKPSSGWLASLTKRMSLSREHGHGHGHGHGHKNHHHDPAYLIRGKHVQRQLKGLEHFARRLRWPDEKSYVSTISDNCRAVVEGTPLTTPLASPSSRADSQRSSYFTVPRSNSKSRRVASRRRKISAALHSSGWLSKSYVSGLMLPGEGLCHFLMATLLENDPDAMARLGPMANLCAGFVYSGKSFWSTACIVGRVLAAGKGAVECMGWISSDVTPLGLGDGWVNIEVEETAEDALHVDKKARLWGKRAIENESNVLGDADPSSVLPADFIIPFENIYRDRVPPMIHIGFEALQLCAPADSVHTTPSESNGVTPVSEVSSRPPEIHTYPAAIRFTVTDMDTEEVTEHTFSLAKDINFVTAHPCVPSQHVKIMKSPSSPTIRQVDLNGDGSGKAATVLGHPLHKYFAYTALHLSDLLFSKKDFTLEALLGDYSNAPHKPSQTPASSSPPAAKFLVVDCITGFQPQPQEHEIPLSPVISRSDSYSMNSPLSPVGGTFEGKLESASKKMHSESRRRQFGSDMEMLARAMCAERGWNVVVSRRRRGCLACAIREAGALGWKVILRVD
- a CDS encoding hypothetical protein (EggNog:ENOG503P5KI; COG:S); the encoded protein is MADSSEMTDFEYISKNFDRLLGKPGVKAILVLDRETGNVLKTGGNTDLFRKESSESSKPSISNDAPSDGAAEPSTADREGVVELATLVWNYVDVTEQFVQDLNKEDTARLQRLRTATQELVIITDPKFILAVAHDKPNSG